Below is a window of Corvus cornix cornix isolate S_Up_H32 chromosome 2, ASM73873v5, whole genome shotgun sequence DNA.
ACAGTGTCAGATACTTCTCCTGTTGTCCCTGTAGCATACATGGAAACTCAAGAAAGGGAAGCTTTGCATTAAACTAGAAACAAATTCATTCAGAATCTCTGAAAATAGATATTAAATGTTCTGTAGGACTGAGCAGCCGTAAAGACAGCTTGTACTACTCAAGGCTAAGGAGTGTTGCAGGAAGCGGAAAGTCACAGAGTGGCTTGCTCTGGTTTCTCTCCATCATGTCCCCAAGGACATTACTGTCCAAGACAGGAGTTGCCCCACCATACAGGAGGGACAGAAAACTGCAAAGGTTGCTTCAGAGGCATCCACAACAGCTGTGACAAGCTGGCATGTTAACGCCACTCATGAAACTGCTGTGACCCATCAAAGTTTTGGAGGAGCTAAGTGCAagaaagaaactcttttcctgGGTCTTCAGCTCTCAGTGCCAGTGGATGCAGCAAAACTGATGCTAAGTGCTGATGCTATACAGACTGTGTATCCTTGTGGATACAAGCAAGGATAGCACTACCAGAAGAGAACTTCTTCAGTTTTCGTTTTCTTCAAAATCATCCCTGACAAATGAGTAGTTGTCTAAGGTGTAGTTCTTTCCAACCCATTCTCACCTCAcgaaacagagaaaaatttcaaGGACAGGTTTCTTTGTGCAAAGCTCCTCAGATCCCTGAATCAGCTGATAGTAGcatcttttaatttgttttaaaaccacatttctgcTCTGCTACCACATGCATGCTCAGTTCCCACAGTGCTTGGGCTCAGAAGATTATCCCattcactttggaaaaaaacacttctTAAGAGAACACTTGAAAGCAAGGATCTAAATTTGATCCCTCAGTCCTCAGCCTGGAGTATCACAAAAATGCGCTTATAAGAGCCTGTGAGCACAAAGACTGTGACAGAATTTACATGGAACATCACTTAAAGGAAGAGTGGTTCTTGTTTCTCCAGCACAAAGTTTGAGAAAAGAATAAGGATGGGGATACTTTATAGAGAAACTGTATGCATTTGATTTAGGTAGATAGAAAAAAGTAAGGGGAATTGGACAGCAATGTGATGGCTTGACCTAACTGGtattgtaacatttttatttgctttctgcttctgtcCTTAATTGGTTCCTTCTAGCTAGCAGCAGCCCTCCAGAGTACACAGTCAGATGACAGTCATGTTATGTCAATCCTGTGACAGATGTTTACTCATTTATCCTTAGGAAGGATTTGGTTTCCAGAGCTATCTTCCCAGGCATAAGCAAAAGTCATAACGTGAGAgggttttatttaattcataACTTTGTCCTCTCATGGTACAGGTATctatgtaattaaaaaaaaaggaaacaaatgtttaCATCCAAGTTGCATTATgataacaaaaatgaaaaaaaagaaaggactgAAGTTTAGAAAATGAACCCAGTACTCTGGTAAGAAGGAATAGGTAGAAAGGAATAAGGACGGAGAAGCAACAAGCTGAGGCATCACATTGGAatcctgaatatttttaaaggatacATTTGGAGAAGATACTTACTGGATTTAAAGAAGGTTCTCATAGTAAAATAATGTAAAGCATTTAATTCCTCAAATGCAACTTGGGAAGATTATATTGCCTGTTTCAAGGAGTTTATTGTAaggaattttctgtgtgaaatgcTTGATTGAGTCAATCAAAAGATGGGATATTACACATTTGATAATTTTGCACATGACAGACAGGGTTTTCATACTGGTAGGTCATTTGATTCTCTGCAGGTGGCTCTGTTGGTTTCTGGAATATTATACTGTGAATTACATGTTACACAAATGAAAGGGTGTTATAATTCTGGATAACATTGTATTTGATTCTATAAACATCTTTAGGCCTAATGCAAAGATCCCTTTGAATAATTTATCCAGCTAAGTGTCTGTGGTCCCAAacttctaatttaaaaatgttgatAAATGAAGTATCTCTTTAGCTAATAAATGAAGTATCTCTTTAGTTATCCTTTGTCAGCaacattcattttaatggaaagtgAGTTTACAGGGTTACATGATTGAACTACTGAGCCAAGTCAGTGTTGGCAAATGATGGGCTAAATTATTGATGTTACACACTAATGAATTctgatgagaaataaaatacagacattACATTTCAAGTGgttcataattatttttgcactttaaaagcaattttattctttttccaaatCATACTGgttctgtaaaacaaaaacatagTTAGTGATTATAAGCAAAATTATTGAGTTTGAGGCGAAAACGCTTCTGTAAGTTTTCTTATGCAAGTATATTGCTATTCACACTAGGATTCTGATTTCTTCTTATACTTCTGGGAGAggataattaaattaaatgtctaaatttttaaactgctgtctttaaacaaaataatctaCTTTGCAACCATGGTTAAGAGTTCAGTAGATGAGTTTATAATCTATGATATATCATCATGTTTGCTAGAGATGTTCTGAGCTACCATAATTAATTCAGGTGATGACAAAAACAGAAGAGCTGCCAAGAAGGAGCTTTCAACATGTAAACAGTTTATCATTAAACCTGTGTTTTGATATATGTTTAAAATGGGTAGAAGGAGGTTACTAAACTTCAAATAACCCAAAGTGATGTTGTAAGGTTGaatcattaatttaaaatgtaatttctctgAGCCTTTACTCACTGTACTggataaagaaattaaattctgtagTTTTTACTAATAAAACCAGAGCTAAGCATTTGCTCATTTGGCAACAGAATAACTTCATAAATCCTATTCTTAATCTTTTCTTCCTACAAATGGGCTGTATTTAACTTTTCTTAATTATACATCGAAAATTTCTGTCAATTTCTGGAGAAGCAAAACTATGAAGTgttgcttcattttcttaacAACTGAATAACCATCTTACTTGTTGGATCATTGTTGTATTTTGTTGTCAATCAAAACCACCACTGGTATCTTGAAGGAGCAAGTACATGTGAAACCATTGTGGTTTTACTTGAGAAGGGAATTTTGTGAACCAAATTATTGGTCTTTGAGAGGTTGTCATATTTGGCCAAGGTCTCAAAAGAGAGATTCATGAGCTAGAGAATCATCACATAAACCTCAGTGTTACCTATAATTTAGCCTTAAACTTTTCACAGgactgtaataaaatattttgagatatTTTGATCGTGTATCTGCTTTCCCATCCTGTCCCAGATAGTCATAACACACCCACTCAGACCACAACAGCTAAGCTCTGCACAGAGGTTCAAGGATACCTATGCAGTTTTCTAGGGAGAActttaattaattatttctggATTTTGAAACACTGGTCTTTAAATTACTCCAACTAATTTTCCTCTAATAGGAAGGACTCCTCCTGAACTGTAGGTAGGGTTGAGAGCATTGCATATTGTGAAAGTTGTCATGAATTTGCTTTTATAGTATCCATTCTAAtatcttcttaattttttttttaattacaacaTATCAAAAACTTAGGCATTGAGCTCTGAAAACAGTTTGCCCATGATTACTAAATGTGAGCTTGAGCTCAGTAGCTCTGAAAACCGCAGTTTTGCAAACTTGAGCATGGTGATTGGCAATGCTTCTCCTGCAGTAGTATCTCAGGACTGCTGTGGTTTGAGCTGGGTCTAGGGGCTTTAGACTAGGTGTCCTGCTTGCGCTCTCATTTTTCCCAGTaggtgctggtggaggaggaAGTGGCTTGATTTGAATGTGACAGAGAAAGAGCCAAAATGGAGCAACAGCTGGATTTGGAGAAGGCTTTATGAGGTTATAAAATtgagctgcagggaaggaaagtTGTCAGTGGTCTGTCAGATCAGGGTAAAGCCTGGAACTGGCAGGTCTCAGAGGCTGAGAGGCAGAAGAAGGTGACCACtggttgggaaaaaaagatggagacTAGGACTTGAGAGAGCAACaaggaaacagatgaaaatggaaataggCAGTGCCAGAGATTAGGCCTAGAAAAGAAGTaggaagggagagcagaaatGGCTGGGCCAGCAGTCTGGGCATGAGTTAGGTGCAGGAAAGAGGTTTGACAGTAGTCTGGGATGAGATGCAGCACAGACACTGGGTTGGGAAAAGCAGACTCTATGAGCTGGAGGTGCTTTGATTAGTCAAAAAGTTTGAGCAGTAAATTAATGAATGGTGCACAGACAGCAGTCTACTACAGTTATTTTTTACTGCATTAGTTAAAGGGGCAGATTAAATTTATTGTTACTAAGTCTGATGATCAAGGTAAGAGCCAATATAATGGTTTATATTCTTGGAGATttgacagtttaaaaaaagatcttGCAAGAAAATGATTAAGATTACAAAAACCTCGTACTCAATGTAGAAATGCTAGGATTTCAATTATTTATATGGACTTTATTCAGAGTATTTTGTGTAAACATTTCAACACAGATTTTAGTTACTTatgtaaaaaaagtaaaatttatgcTACTTTAAGAAATAGATATCCAGTTGTCTTCAGGTTCTGCAAAAGGCATCAAGCAAGGcaactttaatatttttttgcaaactTCTCAATCCACTGTAAGTAgttcagcacatttttattcCATTGAGCTTTAAAATGTGAGTCTCTCAGGGAACACAGAATAATCTGAGGTTTAAAGACGGCTGTAGAAGTGACACGACTCAATTTTTAAGAATCTGGAAGTCATGTGGTTtgtctctttttgtcttttaagaCCTCCTGGTTTGAGCAGCCCTGCTGACAGTAAGAGTAGCACAGAGAATATGCCTGCCAGTTCCTCAGATTTGACTGGAGTTTCGAGTGTTTGGCCCACAAATGTGAGTAATCAGGCCTACAGGTGGAAAGAGCAAGAATTCACAGACAGGATTTCTGGCTTATAAATCTCTTTAGGGGGAGAATAAATTTTGCTgaatgaaaaaggaagtttGTCTAGTAATTTCATCATCCTTTAAAGTCTGATATATAGCTACCTTTAATAAACTCTTAATTCTGTAATTTATGTTTcactattgaaaaaaattatctataCATTTCTATCAGtcagcacattttaaattattaaaacatttcGGTGTGTACATGTTAAGAAGTGTAAGAAAGTGGACATTTAGGCCTATTCTGGTAATATACAAAGTCGGATTCCAGTAAGGGGTGCTGAATAGTGAAAAAATGTAACTCTTAGGAAAtcttctttcagaagaaatttaaaaataaatctcttagATTAGCTGTCATCCTTCCATTTTCTGTTAGGTCACAATTTTTAGTACTCAAAATACTGATACATACTTCTACACAAATATTCTCTATTCAAAATGTACACCTGCAAATAAACTAAATGATTCCTCTCCAAAACAAAGCTGATTGGGTTaatcttaaaaacacaaaactaacttgtttctctgcagagacCATTTTCTAGCCTCCATCATGGACAGGTAACTAGGAGAACTGTTTGTCTTCCTACTATACACTAGAGCTTTTAGGTGGCAACCACATTTCTGAACTCTTTGACTCACATCATATTGATTTCATATGGCAAAACTTTTAAGTGAAGCCATAGAAGAGTTGAAGCAGTTAGGTGTTTCTGTGCAAGCTAGGAAATGTTTGTGGTTATATAAGGGTATATTTGGGCAtgaagctttgaaaaataaagggtTTATGAGAAGCTTAAGAAGCTTGGTGCGTTAAGGCAGAAGTGGCATAAAAATCTAAATGGAGCTGAGTTGTGCCAAATTGTATGTACACTTCACTTAAAAAATGGTAAAGGAAATTATGTCAGAATAAAGATATTGGAGTTTTGCCATGTGATAAGCAAAATCACAGACTGtgaaaatgaggcaaaaaaTCAAGCAAGTTCTAATTTCTTGAATGAGTTTGGCTTATTTTGAGACTGCTTTCCCTTCTCACACTGGAAAGGTCACTTTCATCATgcagcaacaaaataaatggtCATGAACTTTTAGTGTCCATGCCATGGCAGCTGTATTTGTCACTAAACCTACACAATATGTAAATTCAAAGATTTTGGTGAATGTTTGTCAGGGTCATCAACTCAATATAGAAAAATCtagagaaaataattgctttaagattttaaacaaaatgtgaGATCATATTTTGAAGAATTCCAGATGTTATTATTCAAAATTCATAAGCATTTGAGAGGAAAGCcatatatttttagaaactaTACACTGGATgctgatttctgtgtttttttagAACATGATTAACTAAGTAACACATTTTTCAACTCATAAGAATTACCCCCATGAGCAGAAGCAAAAATAGCTTGTCTCAATTCCCCTGCACTGTacaagataaatattttataaattaataataaacccagaaaaatgTAACTTGAACATTTTATATGGTTATTATGAATAAATGTGACGAAACACAAAAGCTTAGAACTAATTAAAAGGTGTGCAGCCATGTCCCCTTAAGAAACATTATCTGTCATCCAACCCCATATGTCTCCAAGACAAGACAGAAACAGCAAGACTGCTAAAGTGAAATTAGCAGGCAAAAAAGGCACAACTGAGTGCAATCAGCGTAAATGGTGATAACTCAACCcataacagagaaaaataaaagagaaggcGTACAGATTTTGAAGAGCATcagccctgagggacaccatAACACACCTGTGTTAATAAGTTAGAGAACAAAAGATGTGTTTAAACTGGCTACCACCTGACAGCTAAGAAGCAAGTTCAGAATGTGTGGTTTCCAGAGAGCAGAAGGGTAAAACTGCTTGCAACATGCAGGGTTCCAGTTTCTCCTGGCCTTAGTGGAACCACACTGAATTTCTTGTAAGGAGGTAGAACAGGGTGGCATGAAAAGCACAGTTCTGCACAgtcagtaaaatatttcctccaTTAAGAATTAGTATCCACTGAGGTGCCTGTGCCAGATTCACCAAAAATTCAAAGCCTTAGTAAAGAAGAGTCACTCCTTACTCTGGTGGCCCCTTGCAAAATTGCTCtaataaagacaaaacagaCACCAAAACTCTTCTGGTGTAAATTGGTGTATTTCAGTACAGTGGACTTATTTTGAACTACAAGAGCTTTGCCAAAAAGTTTTAAGGATTTCAGGCTAATCGAGCAACTTGagtaaaactgcagaaaatacataaataatcaCAGCAACCTTCAGTCAGAGTGACAGACTTTGGGTTGATTGGTGCCTTTTTCTTTGGTGCCTTATGTAGCTATGTCCACCTGATGAAAATGGATAAAACTGCTACCAAGTGAGGCATTTCTAAACTCTAAATTCTGATGATCAATTTTTGCATCACTTCGTGCTGGTGTGAATGGTTATCAAAGCTGCTGatccattaaaaattaaaccaataATCTTGCATTTAATAAAAGGTACCTTTGTCTTGCCACCATCAGAAAAGGTAAGTGTGAAATCCTTTAAAGTTACAATGAGAATAGCAGTGATGTTATCTTTTCCTGTAGCACTTTGACCCCCAAAATGATTCTGATATAACTATAGTCAAGATAAATCATCTAAAAGGATGGTCTAAATTGAAGACTGTCAGAATTAAAGCACAGGCACAATCCCAACTAAAGCTACATCTGCCATCATATATCATTTTTGCAATTAGATAGCTAATTGAACTTATTCAAGAGCCAAGTTATTGAAACTACAAAACATtactggaaaagcaaaagtaattAACATAATATATACCTTGCCTGTACACTAGGTACAAAAGGTTTtacatattttcagtttttttcagaattaaagagattacttctattattttctgctggactaaaaatttatttagtaATTGTTGAAGGATGTTTGAAGGCTGAAATCCTCCAGTAAACCATAGAACACGGACTGTGCTGACAGTGATGGTAAAACACCAGAAAAGTGTATCTATAATGGAGTGTGTAGAATTTTCTTTGACTACCACAATATAAACAAAGTCTCTTTTCAGAGCTGTGGTGCATATATGCAAACTTCCCAGaataaaaagagcaaagcacTGCTCATGCACTTCTAAAGCACTTCCAGTGCATTTtctcaaacaaaaaatatctgtAGATTGTAATCTCTCAAATTCGGCTACTGGTTGCAATCAGAGgcagtaaagaaatttttaaaaaattaagaaatttttaaaaaaggtagaGTACCACAAGATGAAATAGTCTCACTCAAGGAAAAGCCCTGCACTTTGctctaaagaaaaatgaaatgatgAAGAACCAAAATTGGaagtataaattatttcagtcattGATCTCTGTTCTAGTAATTGATTTGATTGCAAACTTATTTATTCTTTGCTATTAATATGGAAGAATATCTTATCCCATTTTTTAAGATCACAATTGAAATGCTCAAcgttaaaatttcattttctgccagAAGTGCATTCAGAAAACATAGAGACACTAAGTAATCAGTTAATTATTCCAGTTTCCAATGCAAATgttaaatattgaaaaagaaaatggctaCAAAGTTAATGATAAAACCCaggaaatatgtatttaaaagtctgattgaaaaaaaattaaaattgcattttggtttttttaaaaaaaatcttttcatgtCACTAAACAGGACTAATGTTGACAAGTAATGATGCAACCTCTCGTCAAATCTGTCTTCTCTTCTGAGGCAGctctttattttcacttcacAATTCTCCCAAAACTCTGATGCTGGGTATAACTGGAGGGTGTTGGTAGTTAAAAAGCACCTAGTGAGAAGGCAGAAACCTCCTCCATTATCTACTTTTAAGTCTCTTTTTGGATTTCACCCAGGTCACGGCTTCTgtaaaatattagaaaacacTTAGGCAGCCAATGTACTGTATCTGCTGCCTCTCCTAATGCACTCTTCCTCTGTCATTCACCTGCTCCTGCTTGCTCTGGTCAAGGAAATGCTGGGACAGAAGCTCTGATGAGCAGGAATCACCATTTTGCCACACACTTCTCAGTGCAGCATGTTGTCATCCTCATACTTTAATGTTAGAGGGTCACTAGGAACAACAAACTCAGGATATTTCTGgctgagagaaaaggaagggagaggaacaactgtcagattttattttggatGTGTGTGCCACTATGTTAATGTCATCGGTGAGAGAACTTAATTGGCAGAAGAATAGATCGATCTGACAATAACATATTTACAAAGACACCAGTCCATATATAATTAAACAACTTCCAAGACCTCCAAAATATAAAACCAGCACATTGCTGAAGGGAAGTCCTCTCTTATACACACCTTGGTAATTGCTCTTAGCTGAACTACTTCCATTTTAGCTTtataatttttccttgtttgttattttaattttaagttattATCAGTCAAACTGCATAAAAACATAGAAAGAATATCAGAATACCAGAAAAGGATCAGAATATCAGAAAAGTATGTAGTGGATaataaaagcagagagggaacagaaagTTTTCCACACTTTGAACAAGACATTGTCAAAGGTAGGTCCAAGCTACTCAGTTCTGAGCACCCTCAGGTGGTGCTGGGTCTTACACCTTAAAAGCTTAGTTTAGACTTGTTTCCTGCTAGTTGAGTTATTCAGGTTGACAAGATTTACTGACATGGGTTCTCAGCAGGGACAGCATGCATGGAAAAATGTGTGCTAAGGTGAAGGTTTTCTGCCACACTCATCCATTGTTCCAAGGACTGGCTGTTGGCAGAGGCGTTCCAATGCAGATGAGGTTTGCAGTACAGCTATTAAAATATTGCAGAACATTAGATTAATGTAAAGATTTGTGTGTGGGGAAACCGTCTGCCACCTGTGGCTTCTACGTCACCCTTATTCATATTCAGGAGCTTTGGGCTGCCCCCAGATCACCTCTGTTCTCCTGCTCACTACTGGAGGAGTTAAACACAGGAGAGAACAGAAATCATCTAAGAAATCCCTCCCTGCAAGAATcaaaaagaagcttttctggtttttcaaATGCTAAATGAGgaatctgaatgaaaaaaagtgttttcactGAGGCCAGTCAATATTTGGCATATGTAACAACCCAAAAATTCCATATAATTCCATAAAAGAGTATTAAAACCCATTACAAAAGTATAaaatctgaatatatttttatcttaattATTTGTATTGAATTTCTGATTTTGGTATGATTGGGATTTTGTAAATCTCTTGCATAAGTAGAACATGTATGATTCCatgaaacaaatacagaaacttggaattttaaaataaaaatcctctttAGTGAGATACTAAAAACAGATTGTGATGCTGATGTAACTTAATGGAATTCTAGAACTTACTCAAGTTACATATTAATGCATCGGATAATAAGTGTGAAGTGTAATTacataatattaaaatgtaGTAAAATTTTTTCAGCCATCATACAACAAAGCTTGACTGTTAAATATTAAACAACAGAGATTGCAAGAAAATGCTGCACTAAAGCTGCACCAGCAATGTAACTCCTTTTGCAAGGAATAAgtctgaagaaatatttcacttaaGTCTTTTAAAAACTCTTCACAAATGCCATCTGGTTATGGCCATTAACTATGGGAAGAGATTGAAAGGAGTGGCTTTACAGAAATATGAATAAGATACCATAGCACAAGACAAAAATAACAAGAACATTCAAACTATGCTGTACAGTAGTTATTTTCTCTGATAAATGTATTTATCTGGGGAACAAGTCATAAAATGAAAACCCATACATCATTGGAAACCATTTTTAAATCTCATATACCCACAATGCTGCTTCTTTACAAATAAGGGAAAATTATTGTATAACTGAGTTAGGAAAGTGTGATACTTCTTAGAAACAGTCCCCTTCTAAAGATACTAAATATGAATACAGTGAAAATGACAACATTGTTTAccacagaaataatatttgcaCAAAACAGGACAAAATAACATCTTCTAAAAcaactgagcagcagcagcaatgccactctgtgtttcaaatatttatattcaatGTATTTATAATAATCTTCTCAAAGGTTTGTGAGAAATAAATCTAATCTCCCCCTCTTTTTTCAATCTATGCATGGTATATGTGCTAACTTACTGAATTCATCCTTCATGCAATTCCAGTTTATTAAAGAGGTTAAAAATTTATAAAACTCTGATGGGATATGGTTTTAATGCTTCATCACACTACCCATCATTTGCTTTTCAATCTAGATCAGAATGATCTTTCCGACTTCCCTGCAATCACCTACCTGCACAGCTAATATTTTCTGAGCGTTCTCCTGAGAGGCTGCCTGGATCCTcgccagcccagcctggctggagagGCCGCCCTGGAGAGGCTCCACCGCTCGGCCAGCGTGGCCGGGCTCCATCGGCCCTGCAGCTGGGACGGCCACGCCAGCGGCCACGCCAACGGCGCCAATGCCCATGGCCACGGACACGGCAGCAACGGGGTCAGGGTGCGGGGGACAGGCGAGAAGCTaggtggggggaggaaggaggaaaaaaaaataacagaaaaaaaaaattaaattcccaagtcagagcaggaggggaaatTAATGGCAGCGTTCAAGAAGAATGATGGAGGGAAATATAGAAAGCAGTCAATAGCCCATTCTGCGCTGTACGGACCTGACAGGAATTTCACAGTCTCTTGGTTTTTCAGCCCACTCATGTGCATTCATCAGAAACCAGTCACATCTGGCTGCCAGGATGGGGGGTTAATTTTCTCTAAATGCCTCAGCAGTTTTGTTCTAGCTGAGGCAAACTCTGTGACTGCAAAGCTGATGagtaaaatatttctacttCACCCAGTTTAACTCAAAACCGATAGCCTCGGGACATATTGaacctttcttaaaaaaataatcttttgaaGCTTTTTGAATGGCACATCAGGTCAGGCCAAAGtttaaaatgcaagtttaaGACTTTGATGGACACAAGAGCGTTTTTTTGTCCCTGCGTAAAGCTTATCATAGCTTGGCAATGTGTGCTTTAGTGCATGACAAAACTAAAGAGAATTAACTTAGCCATCAACTGCTCAGGGAGAACaataacaggaaagaaatttccATATAGAAGTTCCTATTAATCTACCCAGCTATAACCACATGACATGAAAGCATCTAACAGCACTAAATTGCACCAAATGTGGTGGCTGA
It encodes the following:
- the CCDC178 gene encoding coiled-coil domain-containing protein 178; this encodes MGIGAVGVAAGVAVPAAGPMEPGHAGRAVEPLQGGLSSQAGLARIQAASQENAQKILAVQGELSKAIQHITAFLRSLTDGSPTTDNNANNQCILDAEIKDKKSHTVQITV